One genomic region from Desulfallas thermosapovorans DSM 6562 encodes:
- a CDS encoding PucR family transcriptional regulator — protein sequence MRYNELIEILQGTFAIDTRLGGSSPAIIDIRLLERNERNWNEHVLYVGSLARLNNPPDRPIMILSVDEAPVLPRGSSYARIRQEDVNDIFNTAKDLIFEDLRGKSIFFELAQMAMGEKKMGCIINAAATLLGNALILVDLGQKVLAHSTNYEIMDPLWAQNIERGYCSYEFVQKVRTSKHMQEWSRRGNETQLITLPGDMQPKLVARIVHGGHVAGAVVMIEHHTPIARSHKRLLPLVGRLLFDVHYRNSDTGGAHESFYSAILYNLLDEPNISNTVEYITMSNIDFPAEMRVVVARFVRPMENRYIKRTLSMELERIFPKGYSVQYKSYISILVSEVSEKQVQELARLAVNEDISIGISWPFSNIAEFKRHFNQAVSSIKQAQRFGRVNEVFDYSDFNYYDLLYNYTGKIPLEHYCHPALRVLREYDRANNTELYVTLRTYLEHKNNLRATAEALFIHRNTLVYRINRINELLKLDLGNVNVVYSLVDSFRIEAFLKALAESGLPVIQDSEHQNSAGKDVLHR from the coding sequence GTGCGTTATAACGAGCTGATTGAAATTCTGCAAGGGACATTTGCTATAGATACCCGTTTGGGCGGTAGCTCCCCGGCCATCATAGATATTCGGCTGCTGGAAAGGAACGAACGGAACTGGAATGAACATGTTTTGTATGTGGGGAGCCTTGCCCGGTTAAATAACCCGCCGGACCGGCCCATTATGATATTATCCGTGGATGAAGCCCCTGTATTGCCCCGGGGCAGTAGTTATGCCCGTATTCGCCAGGAAGATGTTAATGATATTTTCAATACGGCGAAGGATCTGATTTTTGAGGACTTGCGAGGGAAGAGCATATTTTTTGAACTGGCCCAAATGGCCATGGGTGAAAAGAAAATGGGTTGTATCATCAATGCCGCGGCTACATTGCTGGGCAATGCCCTAATCCTTGTGGACCTGGGTCAGAAGGTACTGGCGCATTCCACCAATTATGAAATTATGGACCCCTTGTGGGCCCAGAATATAGAGCGGGGATACTGCTCCTATGAATTCGTACAAAAAGTTCGCACCAGCAAGCATATGCAGGAATGGAGTAGAAGGGGGAATGAAACCCAGCTCATTACTTTACCCGGCGATATGCAGCCCAAGCTGGTGGCCAGGATTGTTCACGGGGGTCACGTTGCCGGTGCCGTTGTCATGATTGAACATCATACACCTATTGCCCGCAGCCACAAGCGACTGCTTCCGCTGGTGGGCAGGTTGCTCTTTGATGTCCATTATCGCAATTCGGATACCGGGGGAGCCCACGAATCATTTTACAGTGCTATCTTATATAATCTGTTGGATGAACCTAATATTTCCAATACTGTGGAATATATCACCATGTCCAACATTGACTTTCCGGCGGAAATGCGTGTGGTGGTGGCCCGTTTCGTCCGCCCGATGGAAAACCGCTACATCAAACGAACCCTCAGTATGGAGTTGGAACGCATATTTCCCAAAGGGTATTCAGTCCAGTATAAAAGCTATATAAGCATTTTGGTTTCGGAGGTATCCGAAAAACAAGTCCAAGAGCTGGCCAGGCTGGCCGTGAACGAGGATATCAGCATTGGGATTAGCTGGCCTTTTTCCAATATCGCCGAGTTTAAAAGGCATTTTAACCAGGCGGTGTCCTCCATAAAACAGGCCCAGCGCTTCGGCCGGGTCAACGAGGTTTTTGATTACAGCGATTTTAACTACTATGATCTGTTATACAACTATACCGGAAAGATACCCTTGGAACACTACTGCCATCCTGCTTTGCGGGTGCTGCGGGAATATGACAGGGCCAACAACACCGAGCTTTACGTTACTTTACGCACCTATTTGGAACATAAAAACAACCTCCGGGCCACTGCGGAGGCACTGTTTATACACAGAAATACACTGGTTTACAGAATCAATCGCATAAATGAGCTCCTCAAACTGGACCTGGGCAATGTTAACGTTGTATATTCACTGGTGGATTCCTTCAGAATTGAAGCTTTTTTAAAGGCTTTGGCCGAATCCGGCCTGCCTGTTATCCAGGACTCCGAACATCAAAACTCCGCCGGTAAGGATGTTTTACACAGGTAG
- a CDS encoding iron-containing alcohol dehydrogenase, whose product MITSYDIFVPVIMGSGSSLRTGLKVRELGCKKVLVVYDKGLKDVGIAGTIVENIQNAGIETVIFDGVLPDPPDTMIEQAAEMARREAVDGIVAVGGGSAMDTAKGINVLINNTPPIMKYFGVQKNLKPGVPMVFIPTTSGTGSEVTNMCVVSCTSLGKKDTVVSNVCLGTLAIVDPDLTLGLPPKMTAATGADALAHALEALTSGHANPLSDALAREATRMIARWLPVAYRDGSNLEAREQMILASLYAGMAFTNGFVHLGHCIGHTLGANFHIPHGIACALALPEVIEYAAKTEYKKVRMICECLDVTVPEEASPEEIGAAARKAIRSLLKSVDLPNIKELGIPLEAAMKVAPLVTADTGFALVPYRITAARVAEMIQSAYDA is encoded by the coding sequence ATGATTACATCGTATGATATTTTTGTCCCTGTTATCATGGGCAGTGGTTCCTCACTGCGCACCGGCTTGAAGGTACGTGAACTGGGCTGTAAAAAAGTACTGGTTGTCTACGACAAAGGGCTTAAAGATGTGGGTATTGCCGGCACAATTGTTGAGAATATTCAAAACGCCGGAATTGAAACTGTTATCTTTGACGGTGTGCTCCCCGACCCCCCGGATACCATGATCGAGCAGGCGGCGGAAATGGCTCGCCGGGAAGCGGTGGACGGTATTGTGGCCGTGGGTGGAGGCAGTGCCATGGACACCGCCAAGGGCATCAATGTGCTCATCAACAACACTCCTCCCATTATGAAATATTTTGGTGTGCAAAAAAACCTTAAGCCGGGTGTGCCCATGGTGTTTATACCCACCACCAGCGGTACCGGTAGCGAAGTTACCAATATGTGCGTTGTTTCCTGTACTTCCCTGGGCAAGAAGGATACCGTGGTCAGCAATGTTTGTTTGGGCACCCTGGCCATTGTAGATCCCGATCTTACCCTGGGGCTACCCCCAAAAATGACCGCGGCCACCGGCGCCGACGCCCTGGCCCATGCCCTGGAGGCCCTTACCAGCGGGCATGCAAACCCCCTCTCAGATGCTTTGGCGCGGGAGGCAACGCGTATGATTGCCAGGTGGCTGCCCGTGGCTTACCGTGACGGCTCCAACCTTGAGGCCAGGGAGCAGATGATACTGGCCTCATTATATGCCGGAATGGCCTTTACCAATGGTTTCGTGCACCTGGGCCATTGCATCGGACACACCCTGGGTGCTAATTTCCACATACCCCACGGAATTGCTTGCGCATTGGCACTGCCCGAAGTCATTGAGTATGCCGCCAAAACCGAATATAAAAAAGTACGCATGATCTGTGAATGTTTGGATGTGACAGTCCCTGAGGAGGCTTCACCCGAGGAAATCGGGGCCGCTGCCCGTAAGGCCATACGCTCCCTGCTCAAGTCCGTGGATTTACCCAATATAAAAGAACTGGGCATTCCCCTGGAGGCGGCCATGAAAGTGGCACCACTTGTCACAGCGGATACGGGATTTGCCCTGGTACCTTATCGTATCACCGCGGCCAGGGTGGCTGAGATGATCCAGTCTGCCTACGATGCTTGA
- a CDS encoding 2-oxoacid:acceptor oxidoreductase subunit alpha: protein MTGNQFLQGNEACTYGGLAAGALFFAGYPISPATEIAELCSNLLPAKGGVFIQMEDEIASIAAVIGASLGGMKAFTATSGPGLSLMQENIGLAIMAEVPCVIINVQRFGLSTGIATQPGQSDIMATRWGTHGDHSIIALAPSSVQECFDLTVEAFNLAERFRTPVVVLTDAVIAHLRESVYIPEQVKIINRTRPSGPVEGYRPYAPGENLVPVPPNFGDEYILRVTGLVHDEYGYSSDNPDVGGQLVNRLIDKIENYTRELPQPEYTGPENPDVIIISYGISARSALAAARRIRCQGISLGVLKLKTIWPFPEQAVAKICARAPRVVVAEMNKGQILREVKAAGITRAIGLNRTDTRVIMPGEIISYVKERCACATG from the coding sequence TTGACCGGGAATCAGTTTCTGCAGGGTAATGAAGCATGCACTTACGGTGGCCTGGCTGCGGGAGCCCTTTTTTTCGCCGGTTACCCCATCAGCCCGGCCACCGAAATAGCGGAATTGTGTTCCAACCTGCTGCCCGCCAAAGGGGGCGTATTCATCCAAATGGAGGACGAAATCGCCAGTATCGCCGCCGTTATCGGTGCCAGTCTCGGCGGTATGAAAGCTTTTACCGCCACCAGCGGGCCGGGTTTGTCGCTAATGCAGGAGAATATCGGCCTGGCTATCATGGCCGAAGTGCCCTGCGTAATTATTAATGTGCAACGATTCGGCCTTTCCACCGGAATTGCCACCCAACCGGGACAAAGCGACATTATGGCCACCAGGTGGGGTACCCACGGGGACCACAGTATTATAGCCCTGGCGCCGTCGTCGGTTCAGGAGTGCTTTGATCTTACTGTGGAGGCCTTCAACCTGGCTGAACGTTTCCGCACGCCGGTGGTGGTGCTCACCGACGCGGTGATTGCCCACCTGCGGGAATCTGTATATATACCGGAGCAGGTCAAAATTATTAACCGGACCAGGCCCTCGGGACCGGTGGAAGGCTACCGGCCTTATGCCCCGGGGGAGAACCTGGTGCCCGTGCCGCCTAATTTCGGCGATGAATATATATTACGGGTCACCGGCCTGGTGCACGATGAATACGGCTATTCCTCGGATAACCCGGATGTGGGCGGCCAACTGGTAAACCGCTTGATTGATAAGATAGAAAACTACACCCGCGAATTGCCGCAACCCGAATATACCGGGCCGGAGAACCCCGACGTGATAATTATTTCCTACGGTATTTCCGCCCGCTCCGCCCTGGCCGCCGCCCGGCGCATTCGCTGCCAGGGAATTTCCCTGGGGGTACTGAAACTAAAAACCATCTGGCCCTTCCCGGAGCAGGCCGTGGCAAAAATCTGTGCCCGTGCCCCCCGGGTGGTGGTGGCGGAAATGAACAAAGGACAAATACTCAGGGAAGTTAAGGCTGCCGGTATAACCCGGGCCATAGGGCTTAACCGTACCGATACCAGGGTAATCATGCCCGGGGAAATAATCTCTTACGTGAAGGAGAGGTGTGCC
- a CDS encoding N-acetylmuramoyl-L-alanine amidase: MLKIVLDPGHGGNDPGATNGSHYEKNFNLSIAGETARHINRRYNAAVYLTRISDITMELSERANFANDLKAHYFVSLHINAGRGTGFESYIYTGAGAATRSYRDLLHDRVAAFYKTKGFPDRGKKSADFAVLRDTAMPAILLENLFIDNSHDLSLLTNRTGLMQLGEAIGEGIARALQLNTKTAGTGATPTRIPTAASPAKARQLLKSRNPAAPDYVAIYVKMGDIYRIRWDAVFAQSLKETAYWKFGGDVRPEQNNFAGLDAFNGREGASFATPETGIEAQFQHWHAYFYGNKLPPGRPVLDPRRNAVLSAGWGGTLHAVEDLGGKWAPSPDYGVSIVRDYMTKFVDEVTPSPPRPANSPQNSGGWNPQAEIDRLKNDGLIVNDHLPNTPVTWGEFAAVLNRLRDRLSPGTRQ, encoded by the coding sequence GTGTTAAAGATTGTTCTTGATCCGGGACATGGAGGCAATGATCCCGGGGCTACCAACGGCAGCCATTATGAAAAAAATTTCAACTTATCCATTGCCGGGGAAACAGCCCGTCACATCAACAGGCGATACAATGCAGCGGTCTACCTGACCAGAATATCGGATATTACCATGGAACTTTCCGAAAGAGCTAATTTTGCCAATGACTTAAAGGCTCATTATTTTGTATCGCTGCATATTAATGCCGGGCGGGGCACAGGTTTTGAAAGTTATATCTACACCGGCGCCGGTGCCGCAACACGCAGTTACCGGGATCTGCTGCATGACCGGGTGGCAGCTTTTTATAAAACCAAGGGCTTCCCGGACAGAGGCAAGAAATCAGCTGATTTCGCCGTACTCCGCGACACAGCCATGCCGGCGATACTGCTGGAGAATTTGTTCATCGATAACAGCCATGACCTGTCGTTATTAACCAACCGAACCGGGCTTATGCAGCTGGGGGAAGCCATAGGTGAAGGCATCGCCCGGGCGCTGCAATTAAATACCAAAACTGCGGGGACCGGTGCTACCCCCACCAGGATCCCCACCGCCGCCTCGCCGGCCAAAGCCAGGCAGTTGCTTAAATCCCGCAACCCGGCAGCCCCGGATTACGTGGCCATATACGTTAAAATGGGAGATATCTACCGTATCCGCTGGGATGCCGTATTTGCCCAGTCCTTGAAGGAGACCGCTTACTGGAAATTCGGCGGTGATGTCCGGCCGGAACAAAACAACTTTGCCGGGCTGGATGCCTTTAACGGCCGGGAAGGAGCCTCCTTTGCCACTCCCGAAACGGGCATTGAAGCCCAATTTCAACACTGGCACGCCTATTTTTACGGCAATAAGCTGCCCCCGGGCAGACCCGTCCTGGACCCCCGGCGAAATGCGGTTTTAAGCGCGGGCTGGGGTGGCACACTGCACGCAGTGGAAGACCTGGGGGGCAAATGGGCGCCATCCCCGGATTACGGGGTCAGTATAGTGAGGGATTATATGACTAAATTTGTAGATGAAGTTACGCCATCGCCCCCTAGGCCGGCAAACAGCCCGCAAAACAGTGGTGGCTGGAATCCCCAGGCCGAGATTGATCGCCTTAAAAATGACGGTTTAATAGTGAATGATCACCTTCCCAATACGCCGGTAACCTGGGGGGAATTCGCTGCGGTCCTGAACCGCTTGCGGGATCGACTGTCCCCCGGTACGAGGCAATAA
- a CDS encoding UDP-glucose dehydrogenase family protein, with protein sequence MQVTIIGAGYVGLTTGVTLAYLGHKVTLVDKNPAVISSLEQGKSPIYEYGMDVLLPKARRNISFTTSYAGIDGSRVILIAVGTPSKENGDADLGFLEDAVTQIAHSLSGTGYPVIVNKSTVPPGTASRVNTLVNNVLSGRGLSPGVNVASNPEFLREGSAFWDALYPDRIVVGAAEPSTRELLTELYQPIIEQNFTAPPSLPRPEGYNGPVLFTTNPLNAELIKYASNAFLAMKVSFVNEFAGLAELLNADIVEIAYGMGLDSRIGNKFLQAGVGWGGSCFGKDARAILYTAKKYGYSLPLVQGAIEVNNRQKKLVTSKIRSTLKTVPGSTIGIMGLAFKPGTDDCRETPATGLIAELLNMGAFIKVYDPMAMDNFQRLYPDLPVEYATDLADLADGCDALVLLTEWEQFKNADWPALRSLMKKNIFIDGRNLLDPRFMEQSGFVYRGVGRHVHVRENTAAAAPKGQ encoded by the coding sequence ATGCAGGTAACTATCATTGGAGCGGGTTATGTGGGTCTAACCACCGGAGTAACCCTGGCCTACCTGGGACATAAGGTTACACTGGTGGATAAAAACCCGGCAGTAATAAGTTCTTTGGAACAGGGTAAAAGTCCCATCTATGAATACGGTATGGATGTGTTGCTGCCAAAGGCTCGCCGGAACATCTCCTTTACTACTTCCTATGCCGGGATCGACGGATCCCGGGTTATCCTCATAGCAGTGGGGACACCTTCCAAAGAAAACGGGGATGCCGACCTTGGTTTTTTAGAGGACGCGGTAACCCAAATAGCCCACAGCCTTAGCGGTACCGGTTACCCGGTTATTGTTAACAAATCCACGGTGCCACCGGGGACAGCCAGCAGGGTGAATACGCTGGTTAACAACGTATTGTCCGGCAGGGGATTATCCCCGGGGGTAAACGTGGCATCCAACCCCGAATTTTTGCGGGAAGGAAGTGCCTTTTGGGATGCTTTGTATCCCGACCGGATAGTTGTAGGTGCCGCGGAGCCATCAACCAGGGAACTGCTCACCGAACTTTACCAACCCATCATAGAACAAAATTTCACCGCGCCACCCAGTTTACCCAGGCCGGAAGGTTATAACGGGCCTGTTTTATTTACCACCAATCCACTAAACGCTGAGCTTATTAAATATGCATCCAACGCGTTTTTGGCTATGAAAGTTTCCTTTGTCAATGAATTTGCGGGGCTGGCGGAACTGCTTAACGCTGATATTGTCGAGATAGCTTACGGCATGGGGCTGGACAGTAGAATCGGCAATAAATTTTTACAGGCCGGAGTGGGGTGGGGAGGCAGTTGTTTCGGTAAAGACGCCCGGGCCATACTGTACACCGCCAAAAAATACGGCTATTCTCTTCCCCTGGTGCAGGGGGCCATTGAAGTAAATAACAGGCAGAAAAAACTGGTGACGTCAAAAATTCGTTCCACTTTAAAAACCGTCCCCGGCAGCACCATCGGTATCATGGGCCTGGCCTTTAAACCCGGCACTGACGACTGCCGCGAAACCCCGGCCACCGGTTTAATTGCCGAATTGCTCAACATGGGCGCCTTCATTAAAGTTTATGACCCCATGGCGATGGATAATTTCCAAAGGCTGTACCCGGATTTACCTGTGGAGTATGCCACTGACCTGGCAGATTTAGCTGACGGCTGCGATGCGCTGGTATTGTTAACTGAATGGGAACAGTTTAAAAACGCCGATTGGCCGGCGCTGCGCTCGTTAATGAAAAAAAATATATTTATCGATGGGAGAAACCTCCTTGACCCCCGGTTTATGGAACAGTCAGGTTTTGTATACCGTGGTGTGGGCAGGCATGTGCATGTTAGGGAAAATACTGCTGCAGCCGCTCCGAAAGGGCAGTGA
- a CDS encoding lipid II:glycine glycyltransferase FemX, producing MMVECRVLGVRDSAAWLALLEKIVAPDIHFTPGYAQIFSREGEARLFVYQRNGQLVLYPFILRRVHSSPAGHPSQTYYDITSPYGFGGPVYTAGTDKAIIDDFYTCFKQYCRENQIITEFIRFHPLLQNHLLMQDHVDVQRNSTVVYIDLSKNLDEIWSGYQRSCRKNVNKALREGVAVTIESSPRHITEFITVYNQTMDRNQADRFYYFSPGFFDRLHRGIKNHYLYAHAWLKGQIVSTELLVYNRHYIHSFLGGTLAEYFPYRPNNLLKHEVIKWAKGKGIRYFILGGGRSDEDGIFKFKKTFSGNLAGYYVGKKIHNHRAVAELTGSTGQVDTGPGFFPPYRR from the coding sequence ATGATGGTGGAGTGCCGCGTACTGGGTGTCCGGGACAGTGCGGCCTGGCTGGCCCTATTGGAGAAAATCGTGGCCCCGGATATACATTTTACTCCCGGGTATGCCCAAATTTTCAGCCGGGAAGGCGAGGCCAGGCTGTTTGTTTACCAGCGGAACGGCCAGTTAGTTTTGTATCCTTTTATACTGCGCCGGGTGCACAGCTCGCCGGCGGGTCACCCGAGCCAAACATACTACGATATAACTTCCCCTTACGGTTTTGGCGGACCTGTTTATACAGCCGGAACGGATAAAGCTATCATTGATGATTTTTACACCTGCTTTAAACAATACTGCCGGGAGAACCAAATTATTACCGAATTTATTCGCTTTCACCCTTTACTTCAGAACCATCTTTTGATGCAAGACCATGTTGACGTGCAAAGAAACTCCACGGTGGTATATATTGATCTGTCGAAAAACCTGGATGAAATCTGGTCGGGCTACCAGCGCAGCTGCCGCAAAAATGTAAATAAGGCATTGCGGGAAGGGGTCGCGGTGACCATTGAGTCATCACCCCGCCACATCACCGAATTTATCACTGTTTACAATCAGACCATGGACAGAAACCAGGCCGACCGGTTTTATTATTTCTCCCCCGGCTTTTTTGACAGGCTGCACCGGGGTATAAAAAACCATTACCTCTATGCCCACGCCTGGCTTAAAGGACAAATTGTGTCCACCGAACTGCTGGTTTACAACCGGCATTATATACATTCCTTTTTGGGGGGCACCCTGGCGGAGTATTTCCCGTACCGCCCCAATAACCTGCTCAAACATGAGGTTATCAAGTGGGCAAAAGGCAAGGGTATCAGGTATTTCATACTGGGCGGCGGTCGCAGTGACGAAGACGGTATCTTTAAATTTAAGAAAACTTTTTCGGGAAATCTGGCCGGGTATTACGTCGGTAAAAAAATTCACAATCACCGGGCCGTGGCCGAGTTAACAGGCTCCACCGGCCAGGTGGATACCGGGCCGGGGTTCTTTCCCCCTTACCGGAGGTGA
- a CDS encoding NAD-dependent epimerase/dehydratase family protein, whose product MELKDLTVLVTGGGGFMGSHLCGALVNAGAQVKVIDNFASGRPDNLAGIEERLEMINGSVADEKKVRLACRGVDAVVHTAFPMAMRERSLETGVLVDYLAGLFNLLKECVAGNALFVYISSIAVYGNQQYVPVDENHPLEPVMLHGAMKLAGEHLCRALGHSHGLRAVILRVADIYGPRNTRVSVPVRFLMNALSGQPLRVFGSGRQSRTYTYVDDFVQAVLGVLVTPAAVGRVFNIAGDQVVSMYELALLVKGITGSQSPVVLEENMPADDRRLEIDGTLARQTLQLGQPVHIRDGLAQTRDWLRQNPGFYK is encoded by the coding sequence ATGGAATTAAAGGATTTGACAGTGCTGGTTACCGGGGGTGGGGGCTTTATGGGCTCCCACCTTTGTGGGGCACTGGTTAATGCCGGGGCTCAAGTGAAGGTGATAGATAATTTTGCCTCGGGCCGGCCGGATAACCTGGCTGGTATTGAAGAACGGTTGGAAATGATTAATGGCAGCGTGGCCGATGAAAAAAAAGTACGGTTGGCCTGCCGTGGTGTTGATGCCGTGGTGCATACCGCCTTCCCCATGGCCATGCGGGAGCGATCCCTGGAAACGGGGGTTTTGGTGGATTACCTGGCCGGGCTTTTTAATTTGCTCAAAGAATGCGTGGCTGGTAATGCATTGTTCGTTTATATATCCTCCATTGCGGTTTACGGTAACCAGCAGTACGTGCCCGTGGATGAAAACCATCCCCTGGAGCCCGTGATGCTGCACGGGGCCATGAAACTGGCCGGTGAGCACCTGTGCCGGGCATTGGGCCACAGTCACGGCCTTAGGGCGGTGATACTCAGGGTGGCGGACATTTACGGGCCTAGAAATACCAGGGTCAGCGTGCCGGTGAGGTTTTTGATGAACGCCCTTTCCGGGCAGCCTTTGCGGGTATTTGGCTCAGGCCGGCAGTCCCGGACCTATACCTATGTGGATGATTTCGTCCAGGCCGTACTGGGGGTTTTGGTTACCCCGGCCGCGGTGGGCCGGGTGTTCAATATCGCCGGGGATCAGGTGGTTTCCATGTATGAGCTGGCGCTGCTGGTAAAGGGGATTACCGGCAGCCAAAGCCCGGTGGTGTTGGAAGAAAACATGCCCGCCGATGACCGGCGGTTGGAAATAGACGGCACCCTGGCCAGGCAAACGCTGCAATTGGGTCAACCGGTGCATATCCGGGATGGTTTGGCCCAAACCAGGGACTGGTTGCGGCAAAATCCCGGTTTTTATAAATAA
- a CDS encoding sugar transferase encodes MVISNTQEIIKRWFDIVLCLILLTLFFPLMIIIALVIKMTSPGEVIYRQQRLGRHGQIFYLLKFRSMVKNAEFIGTGMLLQENDARITPVGRFLRKTSLDELPQLINVLKGDMSMVGPRPAPVFHLNKYDSRQRRRLQVKPGITGWAQVNGRVALYWPQRIELDLWYIDHYSPGLDLLILAKTAWAVFDRKSTTAQPDRKDVDPFMKM; translated from the coding sequence ATGGTTATTAGTAACACCCAGGAAATAATTAAAAGATGGTTTGATATTGTCCTGTGCCTGATATTGCTGACCCTTTTTTTCCCCTTGATGATTATAATCGCTCTGGTTATTAAAATGACATCGCCCGGGGAAGTGATTTACCGGCAGCAGAGGTTGGGCCGGCACGGTCAAATATTTTACCTGCTCAAATTCAGAAGTATGGTAAAAAACGCTGAGTTTATAGGCACCGGCATGTTGTTGCAGGAAAATGACGCCAGGATTACCCCGGTGGGCAGATTTTTGCGTAAAACCAGCTTGGATGAACTACCTCAATTAATTAATGTGTTAAAGGGCGACATGAGCATGGTCGGTCCCCGGCCCGCTCCTGTGTTTCACCTCAACAAATACGACAGCCGGCAGAGACGCAGGCTGCAGGTTAAGCCCGGTATTACAGGATGGGCTCAGGTAAACGGCCGGGTGGCCCTTTACTGGCCCCAGAGAATAGAGCTGGATTTGTGGTATATCGACCACTACTCCCCGGGTTTGGACCTGCTGATCTTAGCCAAGACAGCCTGGGCGGTTTTTGACCGGAAAAGTACCACTGCCCAACCGGACCGCAAGGATGTGGACCCCTTTATGAAAATGTGA
- a CDS encoding LCP family protein, whose translation MKKRKLLYAVPAVLLVAAALGFIYATGWAGEGLQSFIAPPTVAKSTGIGAGLEEQPPPAEPQVARLTDPLNILVVGIDKASSINGPPRPGPWRADVIILVRVDPDSRQVSLLSIPRDTRAHIPGHGTEKIAHAHAYGAMPLTIAAVEELLQVQVDHYMSLDYVTFARMVDILGGIEIDVPREAVTNHMHFKPGKQMMDGRTAYEYIHSRDEPQGDIARIERQQLFLRALLETVRDKAGGLDLVRMYLEFRKSSEISLSLADTLKLVLFARELSMDNLSMQTLPGKPEYIHGISYWIADQQSLRTLHRQLSPVQLSSVPGVERLKD comes from the coding sequence GTGAAAAAAAGAAAGTTATTATATGCTGTGCCGGCTGTGCTGCTGGTGGCCGCTGCGCTGGGTTTTATCTATGCCACCGGCTGGGCGGGAGAGGGGTTACAGTCTTTCATTGCCCCGCCAACTGTTGCAAAGTCCACCGGTATTGGAGCCGGTCTGGAAGAACAGCCGCCCCCGGCTGAGCCGCAAGTAGCCCGGTTGACGGATCCTTTAAATATACTGGTGGTTGGCATAGATAAGGCTTCCTCCATTAACGGCCCGCCCCGCCCGGGTCCCTGGCGGGCTGATGTTATTATACTGGTCCGGGTGGATCCGGATAGCCGGCAGGTCAGCCTTTTATCCATTCCCCGGGATACCAGGGCCCATATTCCCGGGCACGGTACGGAAAAAATCGCCCACGCCCATGCTTACGGTGCCATGCCCCTTACCATTGCTGCGGTGGAGGAATTGCTTCAAGTGCAGGTGGATCATTATATGAGCCTTGACTATGTAACCTTTGCCCGTATGGTGGATATACTGGGCGGCATAGAAATTGACGTGCCCAGGGAGGCAGTAACCAATCACATGCATTTTAAGCCCGGCAAGCAAATGATGGATGGGCGCACGGCCTATGAATATATTCACAGCCGGGATGAGCCGCAGGGGGATATCGCCCGCATCGAAAGGCAGCAGCTATTTTTGCGTGCTCTGCTGGAAACAGTACGAGATAAAGCCGGGGGGCTTGATTTGGTACGGATGTACCTGGAATTCAGAAAAAGCTCGGAAATATCCCTTTCCCTGGCGGACACGCTAAAGTTAGTTCTTTTTGCCCGGGAGTTGAGTATGGACAATCTCAGCATGCAGACATTGCCGGGCAAACCGGAATACATTCACGGCATCAGTTACTGGATAGCGGATCAACAAAGCCTGAGAACCCTGCACCGGCAATTGTCTCCGGTGCAGTTGTCTTCAGTGCCGGGTGTTGAAAGGTTGAAAGATTAA
- a CDS encoding DUF3307 domain-containing protein, whose amino-acid sequence MLLAAFLVTLGGHYFTEYTLQKTRLGILKRKSFWGLIIHTSLWTLAMCPGLWLLDLFAPWKALFLFATHTVIDAVKMSIVSSKKNYFHPTNIIDQLLHFLTVVFVYIK is encoded by the coding sequence TTGCTGTTGGCGGCATTTTTGGTAACCCTTGGCGGCCATTATTTCACGGAATATACTTTACAAAAAACAAGGCTGGGCATCTTAAAACGAAAAAGTTTTTGGGGACTTATCATCCATACCTCACTGTGGACCCTGGCCATGTGCCCCGGCCTCTGGCTGCTGGACCTGTTCGCCCCGTGGAAGGCACTCTTTCTTTTTGCCACCCACACCGTAATAGATGCTGTGAAAATGAGCATTGTCAGCAGTAAAAAAAATTACTTTCATCCCACCAATATCATCGATCAACTGCTGCACTTTTTAACGGTGGTTTTCGTATATATAAAATAA
- a CDS encoding 4Fe-4S dicluster domain-containing protein — MSGQDFIIEFNTARCKKCGLCSHYCPQGVIARDKQGYPYVSAPEKCKQCYLCYHRCPDFALEVKDFDRESVSAG, encoded by the coding sequence TTGTCCGGCCAGGACTTTATTATTGAATTTAATACCGCCAGATGCAAAAAGTGTGGGCTCTGCAGCCATTATTGTCCCCAGGGGGTTATCGCCCGGGACAAGCAGGGTTACCCTTACGTGTCGGCACCGGAAAAATGTAAACAGTGCTATCTTTGTTATCATCGCTGCCCAGACTTTGCACTGGAGGTGAAGGATTTTGACCGGGAATCAGTTTCTGCAGGGTAA